From the genome of Luteibacter rhizovicinus DSM 16549:
AATGGCTCACCGCCAAGGGCGTGATCGGCTTCTGGCCGGCCGCGCAGAGCGGCGACGATATCGAGGTGTATGCCGAGACCGGCACGGCGAAGCGCAAGCCCGTGGCGACGCTGCGGCATCTGCGCCAGCAGGTGGACAAGCCCGTCGAACGCCCGGACTTCTGCCTGGCCGACTTCGTCGCCCCGAAGGACAGCGGCGTACAGGACTGGATCGGTGGCTTCGCCGTCACCGCCGGCATCGGCATCGACGAGCACGTGGCCCGCTTCGAGGCCGGCCACGACGACTATTCGTCGATCCTGCTGAAGGCCCTCGCTGACCGCCTCGCGGAAGCCTTCGCCGAGCGGCTGCACGAACGCGTGCGCAAGGAGTTCTGGGGCTACCAGCCTGACGAGGCCCTGGACAACGACACCCTGATCGCGGAGGGCTACCGCGGCATCCGGCCGGCCCCCGGCTACCCGGCCTGCCCCGAGCACACCGAGAAAGGCACGCTGTTCGAGCTGCTGGATGCGACGTCACACACGACCGTCCAGCTCACCGAAGGCTTCGCCATGTACCCCACGGCGGCCGTCTCGGGCTGGTACTTCTCTCACCCGGACAGCCAGTATTTCGTGGTCGGCCGGCTTGGCCGCGAGCAGGTCGAGGACTATGCCAGGCGCAAGGGCTGGGATCGCACCGAAGCCGAGCGCTGGCTGGCGCCTTACCTGGATTACGACCCGGATTGACGACGGCCGGGCCGGGACCGGTCGCCACCCGGCGTGATCCCGGCCCGACCGGATAGCGACCCGGCCCTATCAAGTCTCTTCTGGGCCGCCGGGCCTGATCTCTTCCTTCTGGTTCCTGTGCTTCAGGTGTGCAAAGACGTTGTAGAACGACACGATCATCGGGAAGGCCGTCTGGATGATGCCGACCGAGTCGTTCTTGCCCCAGATGAAGTACGCCAGCGTGAGCACGCTGCCGCTGACCGACAGGTACCAGAAGGACATCGGCACCGTGACCTTCTTGTTCTTCTTCGTGGCGTAGAACTGGACGAACCAGCGCGCCGTGAACAGCAGGGTGCCGAGCAGGCCGATGATCTTCCACGGCGTCAGGACCAGCAGGTGGAGATTAGCGAGGGCTTCGTGCATGGCGGTATCCAGTGGGTCAGCCGGCGCATTGTACCGACGCGACCTTGCCTGAGCCTTAAAAACGAAAACCCGGCCTAGAGCCGGGTTTTAAGTTTTATTGGTGGGCGGTACAAGGATCGAACTTGTGACACCTGCCGTGTGAAGGTTCGCTGCTACACGCACGCTCCCCGCCAGACACAGAAAACCCGGCCTAGAGCCGGGTTTTAAGTTTTTATTGGTGGGCGGTACAAGGATCGAACTTGTGACACCTGCCGTGTGAAGGTTCGCTGCTACACGCACGCTCCCCGCCAGACACAGAAAACCCGGCCTAGAGCCGGGTTTTAAGTTTTTATTGGTGGGCGGTACAAGGATCGAACTTGTGACACCTGCCGTGTGAAGGTTCGCTGCTACACGCACGCTCCCCGCCAGACACAGAAAACCCGGCCTAGAGCCGGGTTTTAAGTTTTTATTGGTGGGCGGTACAAGGATCGAACTTGTGACACCTGCCGTGCGAAGGTTCGCTGCTACACGCACGCTCCCCGCCAGACACAGAAAACCCGGCCTAGAGCCGGGTTTTAAGTTTTTATTGGTGGGCGGTACAAGGATCGAACTTGTGACACCTGCCGTGTGAAGGCAGTGCTCTACCGCTGAGCTAACCGCCCATCGAGCGCGGCATTCTAAGGTGGAAGCCCTCTGCCGTCAATGCCCGTCGATCAAAGCAGGCACGACGAGGTCAACGGCAACGGCG
Proteins encoded in this window:
- a CDS encoding lipid-A-disaccharide synthase N-terminal domain-containing protein, with product MHEALANLHLLVLTPWKIIGLLGTLLFTARWFVQFYATKKNKKVTVPMSFWYLSVSGSVLTLAYFIWGKNDSVGIIQTAFPMIVSFYNVFAHLKHRNQKEEIRPGGPEET